A stretch of the Amia ocellicauda isolate fAmiCal2 chromosome 10, fAmiCal2.hap1, whole genome shotgun sequence genome encodes the following:
- the zbtb10 gene encoding zinc finger and BTB domain-containing protein 10 isoform X2: MSGERNRRSLAFRGGGLAVTGSSGVGSGHSNSWEAQAWQERHLNGNRPEQEEERDLGAKGASLGRVEGGGSISDSTEPEAEEEEDAEGGNWGAGNREEDRVGNTSADGRLSQGNGEDDRREGCSWGTGNGLNDEDGAGVGSGGTGSGEDDRGEGWSAGDGEEPGARKAWVEMRPQTLLQKHSLFQGSWLQEYPWLKFCQETGLMSCSWCHNTGTSCNDELAKGSRNYKRALLLRHHLSAEHGRNDPTKQETEKSGDMDEEESEYRNKPNENSYCYQLLQELNKQRKNGILCDVNIVVSGQVFRAHKNILVAGSRFFKTLYCLTKNESCDQTTTITHLDVAAVQGFSVILDFLYSGNLLLTSQNAIEVMSVASYLQMTEVVQSCRAFIKDALNISIKSEAPDSVVVDYNKRRAVTKDGKGSDKKPSNFWATSILSKLSIQASTNIKEEPSDVEGSISENYPLSNSGWGYDNSSESAENEPQGPGPVFVWNAAAVQTSRKEVKQEPGSGRRKNQTTRRFVYNIPPEPEEGYDEGMFIQPSASYSKEDLQFFSENTGESSASVVNKLKCPHCNYIAKHRRTLKRHLIIHSGVRSFSCDICGKLFTRREHVKRHSLVHKKDKKYKCMVCKKIFMLAASVGIRHGSRRYGVCVDCADSHQGSQEGLDNMQDLEFSREDDFEENEVGEGEEDMGEEGEEANENDQSHWEETDANEVCVTLEDD; this comes from the exons ATGTCCGGAGAAAGAAACCGCAGGTCGCTGGCTTTCCGAGGAGGTGGATTAGCCGTAACCGGCTCCAGTGGTGTCGGCAGCGGCCACAGTAACAGCTGGGAGGCCCAGGCCTGGCAAGAACGACATTTAAACGGGAACAGGCCGGAGCAAGAGGAGGAACGGGATCTGGGGGCGAAAGGAGCGTCGCTGGGGAGAGTGGAGGGTGGGGGATCGATCAGCGATAGCACGGAGCcggaggcggaggaggaagaggacgcGGAAGGGGGCAACTGGGGAGCCGGGAACAGGGAGGAGGACCGGGTTGGCAACACAAGCGCTGACGGCAGGCTCTCGCAGGGCAACGGGGAAGACGATCGGAGGGAAGGCTGCAGCTGGGGAACCGGCAATGGCCTGAACGACGAGGACGGCGCTGGTGTGGGGAGCGGTGGCACAGGATCCGGGGAGGACGATCGGGGCGAAGGGTGGAGCGCAGGGGACGGAGAAGAGCCAGGGGCCAGGAAAGCTTGGGTAGAGATGAGACCGCAGACCCTGCTGCAGAAACACTCGCTCTTCCAGGGATCCTGGCTGCAGGAGTACCCCTGGCTCAAATTCTGCCAAGAGACGGGGCTGATGTCCTGCTCTTGGTGTCACAACACGGGCACCAGCTGTAACGACGAGCTGGCTAAAGGAAGCCGGAATTACAAACGGGCCTTACTGCTCAGACATCACCTGTCCGCGGAGCACGGCAGGAATGACCCTACAAAACAG GAGACGGAGAAGTCGGGGGACATGGACGAGGAGGAATCTGAATACAGAAACAAGCCAAACGAGAACTCTTACTGCTACCAACTGCTCCAGGAACTGAACAAACAGAGAAAGAATGGCATCCTATGCGATGTCAACATTGTGGTGAGTGGGCAGGTTTTCAGAGCGCACAAAAACATCCTGGTAGCGGGGAGCCGGTTTTTTAAGACACTCTACTGCTTAACCAAGAATGAGAGCTGTGACCAAACCACCACCATCACTCACCTCGATGTGGCCGCCGTTCAGGGCTTTTCGGTTATCTTAGACTTTCTGTACTCCGGCAACCTCCTGCTCACAAGCCAAAATGCCATTGAGGTGATGTCCGTCGCCAGCTACCTCCAGATGACCGAAGTGGTCCAGTCGTGTCGTGCTTTCATCAAGGACGCGCTGAACATCAGCATCAAGTCGGAAGCCCCCGACTCGGTGGTGGTGGATTACAACAAAAGGAGAGCGGTCACAAAAGACGGCAAGGGATCAGACAAGAAACCCAGCAACTTCTGGGCCACCAGCATTCTCTCCAAGCTCTCAATCCAAGCCAGCACCAACATCAAGGAGGAGCCCAGTGACGTAGAGGGGTCCATCAGCGAGAACTACCCACTGAGCAACTCGGGCTGGGGCTATGACAACTCTTCGGAGTCAGCCGAGAACGAGCCCCAGGGCCCGGGCCCTGTGTTTGTGTGGAACGCAGCCGCTGTCCAGACgagccggaaggaggtcaagcaGGAGCCTGGCAGCGGCAGGAGAAAGAATCAAACCACCCGGCGGTTCGTATACAACATCCCACCAGAACCAGAAGAAGGCTACGACGAGGGGATGTTCATTCAGCCCTCAGCCTCTTACTCCAAAGAAGACCTGCAGTTCTTCTCAGAGAACACAG GTGAGTCATCAGCGTCTGTTGTGAACAAGCTGAAGTGTCCCCACTGTAACTACATTGCGAAACACAGGCGGACGCTAAAGCGGCACCTAATTATCCACTCCGGGGTGCGCTCTTTCAGCTGTGACATCTGCGGGAAGCTGTTCACCCGGAGAGAGCACGTCAAGAGACATTCCCTG GTACACAAGAAAGACAAGAAGTACAAGTGCATGGTATGCAAGAAGATCTTCATGCTAGCAGCCAGTGTGGGGATCAGACATGGGTCGCGGCGCTACGGCGTGTGTGTGGACTGCGCGGACTCGCACCAGGGCTCACAGGAGGGCCTGGACAACATGCAGGATCTGGAGTTCTCCCGGGAGGATGACTTTGAGGAGAATGAggtgggagagggggaggaagacatgggggaggagggggaggaagcGAACGAGAACGACCAATCCCACTGGGAGGAAACGGACGCCAACGAAGTGTGCGTCACCCTAGAGGACGACTAG
- the zbtb10 gene encoding zinc finger and BTB domain-containing protein 10 isoform X1, protein MSGERNRRSLAFRGGGLAVTGSSGVGSGHSNSWEAQAWQERHLNGNRPEQEEERDLGAKGASLGRVEGGGSISDSTEPEAEEEEDAEGGNWGAGNREEDRVGNTSADGRLSQGNGEDDRREGCSWGTGNGLNDEDGAGVGSGGTGSGEDDRGEGWSAGDGEEPGARKAWVEMRPQTLLQKHSLFQGSWLQEYPWLKFCQETGLMSCSWCHNTGTSCNDELAKGSRNYKRALLLRHHLSAEHGRNDPTKQETEKSGDMDEEESEYRNKPNENSYCYQLLQELNKQRKNGILCDVNIVVSGQVFRAHKNILVAGSRFFKTLYCLTKNESCDQTTTITHLDVAAVQGFSVILDFLYSGNLLLTSQNAIEVMSVASYLQMTEVVQSCRAFIKDALNISIKSEAPDSVVVDYNKRRAVTKDGKGSDKKPSNFWATSILSKLSIQASTNIKEEPSDVEGSISENYPLSNSGWGYDNSSESAENEPQGPGPVFVWNAAAVQTSRKEVKQEPGSGRRKNQTTRRFVYNIPPEPEEGYDEGMFIQPSASYSKEDLQFFSENTELASQIQYSLLQDTQPRESWENGESSASVVNKLKCPHCNYIAKHRRTLKRHLIIHSGVRSFSCDICGKLFTRREHVKRHSLVHKKDKKYKCMVCKKIFMLAASVGIRHGSRRYGVCVDCADSHQGSQEGLDNMQDLEFSREDDFEENEVGEGEEDMGEEGEEANENDQSHWEETDANEVCVTLEDD, encoded by the exons ATGTCCGGAGAAAGAAACCGCAGGTCGCTGGCTTTCCGAGGAGGTGGATTAGCCGTAACCGGCTCCAGTGGTGTCGGCAGCGGCCACAGTAACAGCTGGGAGGCCCAGGCCTGGCAAGAACGACATTTAAACGGGAACAGGCCGGAGCAAGAGGAGGAACGGGATCTGGGGGCGAAAGGAGCGTCGCTGGGGAGAGTGGAGGGTGGGGGATCGATCAGCGATAGCACGGAGCcggaggcggaggaggaagaggacgcGGAAGGGGGCAACTGGGGAGCCGGGAACAGGGAGGAGGACCGGGTTGGCAACACAAGCGCTGACGGCAGGCTCTCGCAGGGCAACGGGGAAGACGATCGGAGGGAAGGCTGCAGCTGGGGAACCGGCAATGGCCTGAACGACGAGGACGGCGCTGGTGTGGGGAGCGGTGGCACAGGATCCGGGGAGGACGATCGGGGCGAAGGGTGGAGCGCAGGGGACGGAGAAGAGCCAGGGGCCAGGAAAGCTTGGGTAGAGATGAGACCGCAGACCCTGCTGCAGAAACACTCGCTCTTCCAGGGATCCTGGCTGCAGGAGTACCCCTGGCTCAAATTCTGCCAAGAGACGGGGCTGATGTCCTGCTCTTGGTGTCACAACACGGGCACCAGCTGTAACGACGAGCTGGCTAAAGGAAGCCGGAATTACAAACGGGCCTTACTGCTCAGACATCACCTGTCCGCGGAGCACGGCAGGAATGACCCTACAAAACAG GAGACGGAGAAGTCGGGGGACATGGACGAGGAGGAATCTGAATACAGAAACAAGCCAAACGAGAACTCTTACTGCTACCAACTGCTCCAGGAACTGAACAAACAGAGAAAGAATGGCATCCTATGCGATGTCAACATTGTGGTGAGTGGGCAGGTTTTCAGAGCGCACAAAAACATCCTGGTAGCGGGGAGCCGGTTTTTTAAGACACTCTACTGCTTAACCAAGAATGAGAGCTGTGACCAAACCACCACCATCACTCACCTCGATGTGGCCGCCGTTCAGGGCTTTTCGGTTATCTTAGACTTTCTGTACTCCGGCAACCTCCTGCTCACAAGCCAAAATGCCATTGAGGTGATGTCCGTCGCCAGCTACCTCCAGATGACCGAAGTGGTCCAGTCGTGTCGTGCTTTCATCAAGGACGCGCTGAACATCAGCATCAAGTCGGAAGCCCCCGACTCGGTGGTGGTGGATTACAACAAAAGGAGAGCGGTCACAAAAGACGGCAAGGGATCAGACAAGAAACCCAGCAACTTCTGGGCCACCAGCATTCTCTCCAAGCTCTCAATCCAAGCCAGCACCAACATCAAGGAGGAGCCCAGTGACGTAGAGGGGTCCATCAGCGAGAACTACCCACTGAGCAACTCGGGCTGGGGCTATGACAACTCTTCGGAGTCAGCCGAGAACGAGCCCCAGGGCCCGGGCCCTGTGTTTGTGTGGAACGCAGCCGCTGTCCAGACgagccggaaggaggtcaagcaGGAGCCTGGCAGCGGCAGGAGAAAGAATCAAACCACCCGGCGGTTCGTATACAACATCCCACCAGAACCAGAAGAAGGCTACGACGAGGGGATGTTCATTCAGCCCTCAGCCTCTTACTCCAAAGAAGACCTGCAGTTCTTCTCAGAGAACACAG AGCTAGCAAGCCAGATCCAGTACAGCTTATTACAAGACACGCAGCCCAGGGAATCTTGGGAAAATG GTGAGTCATCAGCGTCTGTTGTGAACAAGCTGAAGTGTCCCCACTGTAACTACATTGCGAAACACAGGCGGACGCTAAAGCGGCACCTAATTATCCACTCCGGGGTGCGCTCTTTCAGCTGTGACATCTGCGGGAAGCTGTTCACCCGGAGAGAGCACGTCAAGAGACATTCCCTG GTACACAAGAAAGACAAGAAGTACAAGTGCATGGTATGCAAGAAGATCTTCATGCTAGCAGCCAGTGTGGGGATCAGACATGGGTCGCGGCGCTACGGCGTGTGTGTGGACTGCGCGGACTCGCACCAGGGCTCACAGGAGGGCCTGGACAACATGCAGGATCTGGAGTTCTCCCGGGAGGATGACTTTGAGGAGAATGAggtgggagagggggaggaagacatgggggaggagggggaggaagcGAACGAGAACGACCAATCCCACTGGGAGGAAACGGACGCCAACGAAGTGTGCGTCACCCTAGAGGACGACTAG